One genomic segment of Amycolatopsis sp. Hca4 includes these proteins:
- a CDS encoding ABC transporter permease, whose product MTAVDTDRTLEYIARPGQSLEGLGKQLAFAAKALAWSPRTIRRYSRETLRLLTEVCFGTGGLAVIGGTLGVMIGMTLFTGLIVGLQGYSALNQLGTAALTGFISAYFNTREVAPLSAGLALSATVGCGFTAQLGAMRISEEIDALEVMGVPSMPYLVTTRVLAGVAAVIPLYAVGLLSSYLASRQITIWLYGQSAGTYDHYFTLFLPPGDVLWSFGKVIVFSVLVILSHCYYGFNASGGPAGVGVAVGRAVRTSIVLISVLDFFLSLAIWGANTTVRISG is encoded by the coding sequence ATGACGGCCGTCGACACCGACCGGACGCTCGAGTACATCGCGCGTCCCGGCCAGAGCCTGGAAGGCCTCGGCAAGCAGCTCGCGTTCGCGGCGAAGGCGCTCGCCTGGTCGCCGCGGACGATCCGCCGCTACAGCCGCGAGACCCTGCGGCTGCTCACCGAGGTCTGCTTCGGCACCGGCGGGCTCGCGGTCATCGGCGGCACGCTCGGCGTGATGATCGGGATGACCCTGTTCACCGGCCTGATCGTCGGCCTGCAGGGCTACTCCGCGCTCAACCAGCTCGGCACGGCCGCCCTGACCGGCTTCATCTCCGCCTACTTCAACACCCGCGAGGTCGCGCCGCTCTCGGCCGGGCTCGCGCTGTCCGCCACCGTCGGCTGCGGCTTCACCGCCCAGCTCGGCGCGATGCGGATCTCCGAGGAGATCGACGCACTGGAAGTCATGGGCGTGCCGAGCATGCCGTACCTGGTGACGACCCGGGTGCTCGCCGGCGTCGCCGCGGTGATCCCGCTGTACGCGGTCGGCCTGCTCTCGAGCTACCTCGCGTCCCGGCAGATCACCATCTGGCTCTACGGCCAGTCCGCGGGCACCTACGACCACTACTTCACGCTCTTCCTGCCACCCGGGGACGTCCTCTGGTCGTTCGGGAAGGTGATCGTGTTCAGCGTGCTCGTCATCCTGTCCCACTGCTACTACGGCTTCAACGCCAGTGGCGGGCCGGCGGGTGTCGGCGTCGCGGTCGGCCGGGCGGTGCGGACGTCGATCGTGCTGATCTCGGTGCTGGACTTCTTCCTGTCGCTGGCGATCTGGGGCGCGAACACCACGGTGAGGATCTCGGGATGA
- a CDS encoding MCE family protein, producing MTIHTARGRSLVTWLAFACVLALIVTAGLYLVFRSSNGVKLSAYFGKTVGLYAGSSVRVLGVPVGQVTDVTPEGDAVRVDMEVDGAPLPADVGAVVVAPSLVSDRYVQLTPAYDNGPVLASGTVLPRGRTATPVELDDLYSSLDKLSTALGPNGANSGGALSGVLDTAANTLKGNGTSLNSTVGQLAQLAKTLDGSKDDLFSTVQNLNSFTGALAQSDQQLNEFYGRVADVSRFLAADSNDVGAALQSLGGALGDVQQFVNDNKTALESNVDKLASLSKVLVDQRAALAEVLDIAPTGATNFINSYDAASGTIAVRDNLNELTNPPILTVCRLISSFTPKEVPDTLGNICKQLAPVLDGALKLPTIPQVLNSLQNGTLPPLPLPLVDVMEQLSGGAK from the coding sequence ATGACCATCCACACCGCCCGCGGCCGCAGCCTGGTGACCTGGCTGGCGTTCGCGTGCGTCCTCGCGCTGATCGTCACCGCGGGCCTGTACCTGGTGTTCCGGTCGTCGAACGGCGTCAAGCTGTCCGCGTACTTCGGCAAGACCGTCGGGCTGTACGCGGGCTCGTCGGTGCGGGTGCTCGGCGTGCCGGTCGGCCAGGTCACCGACGTCACGCCGGAAGGGGACGCGGTCCGGGTGGACATGGAGGTCGACGGTGCCCCGCTGCCGGCCGACGTCGGTGCCGTCGTCGTCGCGCCGAGCCTGGTCAGCGACCGGTACGTCCAGCTGACCCCGGCTTACGACAACGGCCCGGTGCTCGCTTCGGGCACGGTCCTGCCGCGTGGGCGCACGGCCACGCCGGTCGAACTGGACGACCTGTACTCCAGCCTCGACAAGCTCTCGACGGCGCTGGGCCCGAACGGCGCGAACTCCGGCGGCGCGTTGTCCGGTGTCCTCGACACCGCGGCGAACACGTTGAAGGGCAACGGCACTTCGCTGAATTCGACGGTCGGGCAGCTGGCGCAGCTCGCGAAGACCCTCGACGGCTCGAAGGACGACCTGTTCTCGACCGTGCAGAACCTGAACTCGTTCACCGGTGCGCTGGCCCAGAGCGACCAGCAGCTCAACGAGTTCTACGGCCGCGTCGCCGACGTCAGCCGGTTCCTCGCCGCCGACTCGAACGACGTCGGGGCCGCCCTGCAGTCCCTGGGCGGGGCGCTCGGGGACGTCCAGCAGTTCGTCAACGACAACAAGACGGCGCTGGAGTCCAATGTGGACAAGCTGGCGTCGCTGTCGAAGGTGCTGGTCGACCAGCGCGCCGCACTCGCCGAGGTGCTCGACATCGCGCCGACCGGCGCCACGAACTTCATCAACTCCTACGACGCGGCGTCGGGCACCATCGCCGTCCGCGACAACCTCAACGAGCTGACCAACCCGCCGATCCTCACCGTGTGCCGGCTGATCAGCTCGTTCACCCCCAAGGAAGTCCCCGACACCCTCGGGAACATCTGCAAGCAGCTGGCGCCGGTCCTGGACGGCGCGCTGAAGCTGCCGACGATCCCGCAGGTGCTCAACTCCCTGCAGAACGGGACGCTCCCGCCGTTGCCGCTCCCGTTGGTCGACGTGATGGAACAGCTGTCCGGCGGTGCGAAGTGA
- a CDS encoding MCE family protein produces MKPLKERNQAAVGTVALVLIVLVTATTYFSDQLPFFGNGTTYSAYFGESAGLAPDNEVEVAGVKVGTVSSVKLAGKQVLVRFRVKGIRVGDATTASIEIKTLLGEKYLALDPKGDGAQEPDQTIPQARTRTPFQLQDAFDQLSTTVGDIDTKQLADSFNALSDSLSGSPQYLKDTLSGLSSLAKTVSSRDADLHTLLANTSQVSKTLSDRNAQLQRVISDGNLLLTELQNRKTAINALLTGTQQLSQQLTGLVRDNRDQLKPTLDKLGKVTDILQRNQGNLDKSLQLMAPFARVGANATGNGRWFEGYLCGLLPPTITVGGLHINPEGCTPPIAAPNQGVGRR; encoded by the coding sequence GTGAAGCCGCTGAAGGAACGCAACCAGGCCGCGGTGGGCACGGTCGCGCTCGTGCTGATCGTGCTCGTCACGGCCACGACGTACTTCTCCGACCAGCTCCCGTTCTTCGGCAACGGCACGACGTACTCGGCCTACTTCGGCGAGTCCGCCGGGCTGGCGCCGGACAACGAGGTCGAGGTGGCCGGCGTCAAGGTCGGCACGGTGTCGTCGGTGAAGCTGGCGGGCAAGCAGGTCCTGGTCCGCTTCCGGGTCAAGGGCATCCGGGTCGGCGACGCGACGACGGCGTCCATCGAGATCAAGACGCTGCTGGGGGAGAAGTACCTCGCGCTCGACCCGAAGGGCGACGGCGCGCAGGAGCCGGACCAGACGATCCCGCAGGCCCGCACGCGCACGCCGTTCCAGCTGCAGGACGCCTTCGACCAGCTGTCCACGACGGTCGGCGACATCGACACGAAACAGCTGGCCGACAGCTTCAACGCCCTCTCTGACAGCCTCTCCGGCAGCCCGCAGTACCTGAAGGACACGCTGAGCGGGCTGTCGTCGCTGGCCAAGACTGTGTCGTCCCGTGACGCCGACCTGCACACGCTGCTGGCCAACACGAGCCAGGTGTCGAAGACCCTGTCCGACCGCAACGCGCAGCTCCAGCGCGTGATCAGCGACGGCAACCTGCTGCTCACCGAGCTGCAGAACCGCAAGACCGCGATCAACGCCCTGCTCACCGGCACCCAGCAGCTCTCGCAGCAGCTGACCGGGCTCGTCCGTGACAACCGGGACCAGCTCAAGCCGACGCTGGACAAGCTCGGGAAGGTGACCGACATCCTGCAGCGCAACCAGGGCAACCTCGACAAGAGCCTGCAGCTGATGGCGCCGTTCGCCCGCGTCGGCGCGAACGCCACCGGCAACGGCCGCTGGTTCGAGGGCTACCTGTGCGGGCTGCTGCCGCCGACGATCACCGTGGGCGGGCTGCACATCAACCCCGAAGGCTGCACCCCGCCGATCGCGGCGCCGAACCAGGGGGTGGGCCGCCGATGA
- a CDS encoding ABC transporter permease codes for MSESTGTLPGTAALTQVGRLATLSWEVLRAIFKRPFQAREWIQQCWFFASVTILPTALVAIPFGAVIALQLGSLTAQIGAQSFTGAASALAIVQQASPLITALLVAGAGGSAVCADIGARKIREEIDAMEVLGVNPIQRLIVPRVLAAMVVSVLLNGLVSVVGVLGGYFFNVVLQGGTPGAYLASFNALAQVPDLWISEIKALLYGFVAGVVAAFRGLNPAGGPKGVGDAVNQAVVITFLLLFLINVVLTAIYLRIVPPKAM; via the coding sequence GTGAGCGAGAGCACCGGCACGCTCCCGGGAACCGCGGCCCTGACCCAGGTCGGCCGCCTGGCGACGCTGTCGTGGGAAGTCCTGCGCGCGATCTTCAAGCGCCCCTTCCAGGCCCGCGAGTGGATCCAGCAGTGCTGGTTCTTCGCCAGCGTCACGATCCTCCCGACGGCACTGGTCGCCATCCCGTTCGGCGCGGTGATCGCGCTGCAGCTCGGCTCGCTCACCGCGCAGATCGGCGCTCAGTCGTTCACCGGCGCGGCCAGCGCGCTGGCCATCGTGCAGCAGGCCAGCCCGCTGATCACCGCGCTGCTCGTCGCGGGCGCGGGCGGCAGCGCGGTCTGCGCGGACATCGGCGCCCGCAAGATCCGCGAAGAGATCGACGCCATGGAGGTCCTCGGCGTCAACCCGATCCAGCGGCTGATCGTGCCGCGGGTGCTCGCCGCGATGGTCGTTTCGGTGCTGCTGAACGGCTTGGTCAGCGTGGTCGGCGTGCTCGGCGGCTACTTCTTCAACGTCGTCCTGCAGGGCGGTACGCCCGGTGCGTACCTGGCCAGCTTCAACGCCCTCGCGCAGGTGCCGGACCTGTGGATCAGCGAGATCAAGGCGCTGCTGTACGGCTTCGTCGCCGGGGTCGTCGCCGCCTTCCGCGGCTTGAACCCGGCGGGCGGCCCGAAGGGCGTCGGCGACGCGGTCAACCAGGCCGTCGTCATCACGTTCCTGCTGCTGTTCCTGATCAACGTCGTGCTCACCGCGATCTACCTGCGGATCGTCCCGCCGAAGGCGATGTGA
- a CDS encoding NAD(P)/FAD-dependent oxidoreductase, whose translation MRVLVAGGGISGTVTAMALKLAGHEPVVYEAYPAGGDDIGAFLTLMHNGMDALRAIGADRPVIDSSFAAYGVELVAPTGETVGRTEFDTEHLDGPRTLTRATLYRVLQDEAAHRGVPLERGKRLVGAKAGEGGITAEFADGTTAAGDVLVGADGLRSVVRRLIDPAADEPRYTGLTVVYGYTRAEGLPSAPGIYRMVRGSRAAFGFTTAPDGATFWFARIPDTERPREEIAAVTPAGWRDFAHAAFDGDPLPCADIIAATGDDVFGGHSYDVPETRVWSTPEMVLTGDAAHAASPAAGQGASMALEDSVVLAQCLRDLPDPPSAFAAYEGLRRERVEKLVKASAGGDVGEERGWVYAHHIDWDAKITV comes from the coding sequence GTGCGGGTACTGGTCGCGGGTGGCGGCATCTCGGGCACGGTGACGGCGATGGCGCTGAAGCTCGCCGGGCACGAGCCGGTGGTCTACGAGGCCTACCCCGCGGGCGGGGACGACATCGGCGCGTTCCTCACCCTCATGCACAACGGCATGGACGCCCTGCGCGCGATCGGCGCCGACCGGCCGGTGATCGACAGCTCGTTCGCCGCGTACGGCGTCGAGCTCGTCGCCCCGACGGGGGAGACCGTCGGGCGGACCGAGTTCGACACCGAACACCTCGACGGACCGCGGACTCTCACCCGCGCCACGCTCTACCGCGTGCTCCAGGACGAGGCCGCGCACCGCGGCGTCCCCCTGGAACGCGGCAAGCGGCTGGTGGGCGCGAAGGCGGGCGAGGGCGGGATCACGGCCGAGTTCGCCGACGGCACCACCGCGGCCGGCGATGTCCTGGTCGGCGCGGACGGCCTGCGTTCGGTGGTCCGGCGGCTGATCGACCCGGCGGCGGACGAGCCCCGCTACACGGGGCTGACCGTCGTGTACGGCTACACGCGGGCGGAGGGACTGCCGTCGGCGCCCGGGATCTACCGGATGGTCCGCGGCAGCCGGGCGGCGTTCGGGTTCACCACGGCCCCGGACGGCGCCACGTTCTGGTTCGCCCGCATCCCGGATACCGAGCGGCCCCGCGAGGAGATCGCGGCGGTCACCCCGGCGGGCTGGCGCGACTTCGCGCACGCGGCCTTCGACGGCGATCCCTTGCCCTGCGCGGACATCATCGCCGCCACGGGCGACGACGTCTTCGGCGGTCACTCGTACGACGTCCCGGAGACCCGGGTCTGGTCGACCCCCGAGATGGTCCTGACCGGGGACGCCGCCCACGCCGCGTCCCCGGCGGCGGGCCAGGGCGCGTCGATGGCACTGGAGGACAGCGTCGTGCTGGCCCAGTGCCTGCGCGACCTCCCGGACCCGCCCTCGGCGTTCGCGGCGTACGAGGGACTGCGGCGCGAGCGGGTCGAAAAGCTGGTGAAGGCGAGCGCGGGCGGCGACGTCGGCGAGGAACGCGGCTGGGTTTACGCGCACCACATCGACTGGGACGCGAAGATCACCGTGTAG
- a CDS encoding LacI family DNA-binding transcriptional regulator, whose product MVTAREVAQLCGVSVATVSRVFNRPATVSAATRERVERVARDLDFSPNESARALSRQQSAMVGLVWDTDHRRPGWRHPFLQDLLLGLKSALSSHGYHLLLLATSDDARDRHPGVSLADPIGYVSMTRRHHLAGLVLIDSGTDADAFTAFAQSGLPCVALDVALSGPRATHVTSDNAGGAAEAVRHLAALGHRRIATITGPRGNAPAAARTEGYRRGLAEAGLPVSEDLVIGGDFYRESGFVGMRRLLARKDPPTAVFAASDEMAVGAMLAARAAGLRVPSDLAVVGFDDIEVASLVDPALTTVAQDKPGFGTAAAGALLAMLESSTAPEPVLLPTKLVVRDSCGATR is encoded by the coding sequence ATGGTCACCGCCCGCGAGGTCGCGCAGCTCTGCGGGGTTTCCGTCGCCACCGTGTCACGGGTGTTCAACCGGCCCGCCACGGTCAGCGCGGCGACGCGCGAACGCGTCGAACGCGTCGCGCGCGACCTCGATTTCTCGCCGAACGAGTCGGCCCGCGCGCTGTCGCGGCAGCAGTCGGCGATGGTCGGGCTGGTCTGGGACACCGACCACCGGCGGCCCGGCTGGCGGCACCCGTTCCTGCAGGACCTGTTGCTGGGCCTCAAATCCGCGCTGAGCTCACACGGCTACCACCTGCTGCTGCTCGCGACGAGCGACGACGCCCGCGACCGCCACCCGGGCGTGTCACTGGCCGACCCGATCGGGTACGTCAGCATGACCCGGCGCCACCACCTGGCCGGGCTGGTGCTGATCGACAGCGGGACGGACGCCGACGCGTTCACCGCGTTCGCCCAGTCCGGGTTGCCGTGCGTCGCGCTGGACGTCGCCCTGTCGGGCCCGCGGGCGACGCACGTGACGTCGGACAACGCAGGCGGCGCGGCGGAAGCGGTCCGCCACCTGGCGGCGCTGGGCCACCGCCGGATCGCGACGATCACCGGCCCCCGCGGCAACGCCCCGGCGGCGGCCCGCACCGAGGGCTACCGCCGCGGCCTGGCCGAAGCCGGCCTGCCGGTGTCGGAGGATCTGGTGATCGGCGGCGACTTCTACCGCGAGAGCGGTTTCGTCGGCATGCGCCGGCTCCTGGCCCGCAAGGACCCGCCGACGGCGGTGTTCGCGGCCAGCGACGAGATGGCGGTCGGCGCCATGCTGGCGGCCCGCGCGGCCGGGCTGCGCGTGCCGTCGGACCTGGCGGTGGTGGGCTTCGACGACATCGAGGTGGCGTCACTGGTGGACCCGGCGCTGACGACGGTGGCCCAGGACAAGCCGGGCTTCGGCACGGCGGCGGCGGGGGCGCTGCTGGCTATGCTCGAGTCGTCGACGGCACCGGAACCGGTGCTGCTGCCCACGAAACTGGTCGTGCGCGATTCGTGCGGCGCTACACGGTGA
- a CDS encoding MCE family protein, translating into MKGRKRIAGALAGVLVLAGCSDGGFNGLYGTPLPGGADVGDHPYHVTALFTDVLDLVPQSSVKVDDVAVGRVDKITLTPDTRSALVAMTVNGDIALPANARAELKQSSLLGEKFVELSVPTAEPASGRLADGGQIPLGRTNRNPEVEEVLGALSLLLNGGGVEQIQKISHELNDALSGNEPEIRALLSRVDELATQLDGHKTEILRAIDGLAKLSKTLTGQTQNLTNALDNLAPGLKVVTDQRDQLVGMLNALNALSGVAVDTVTKSRDQLVANLRALQPTLTKLGEAGQNLPNALQILLTYPFPDYAGNVIKGDYANVEANVNLDLDVLISNFTNSSQPPIALPSGTGGQQTPVAPPLPLPDLGSVPPAAGPGLLGGLLGLIGGGR; encoded by the coding sequence GTGAAGGGGCGCAAGCGGATCGCCGGTGCGCTGGCCGGGGTGCTCGTGCTCGCGGGCTGCAGCGACGGCGGGTTCAACGGCCTCTACGGCACGCCGCTGCCGGGCGGTGCCGACGTCGGCGACCACCCGTACCACGTCACGGCGCTGTTCACCGACGTGCTGGACCTGGTGCCGCAGTCGAGCGTCAAGGTCGACGACGTCGCCGTCGGTCGGGTCGACAAGATCACGCTGACCCCGGACACGCGCTCGGCGCTGGTGGCGATGACCGTCAACGGCGACATCGCGCTGCCCGCGAACGCGCGTGCCGAGCTCAAGCAGTCTTCGCTGCTGGGCGAGAAGTTCGTCGAGCTGAGCGTGCCGACGGCCGAACCCGCTTCCGGCCGCCTGGCCGACGGCGGGCAGATCCCGCTCGGGCGGACCAACCGCAACCCCGAGGTCGAGGAGGTGCTCGGCGCCCTCTCGCTGCTGCTCAACGGCGGCGGCGTCGAGCAGATCCAGAAGATCAGCCACGAGCTCAACGACGCCCTGTCGGGCAACGAGCCGGAGATCCGCGCCCTGCTGTCCAGAGTGGACGAACTGGCCACCCAGCTCGACGGCCACAAGACCGAGATCCTGCGTGCGATCGACGGCCTGGCCAAGCTTTCGAAGACGTTGACCGGGCAGACGCAGAACCTGACGAACGCGCTGGACAACCTCGCGCCGGGCCTGAAGGTGGTCACGGACCAGCGTGACCAGCTCGTGGGCATGCTGAACGCGCTCAATGCGCTGTCCGGGGTCGCGGTGGACACGGTGACGAAGAGCCGGGACCAGCTCGTGGCGAACCTCCGCGCCCTGCAGCCGACGTTGACGAAGCTCGGCGAGGCGGGCCAGAACCTGCCGAACGCGCTGCAGATCCTGCTCACCTACCCGTTCCCGGATTACGCGGGCAATGTGATCAAGGGCGACTACGCGAACGTCGAGGCGAACGTGAACCTCGACCTGGACGTGCTGATCTCGAACTTCACGAACTCGTCGCAGCCGCCGATCGCGCTGCCGTCCGGAACCGGTGGCCAGCAGACTCCGGTGGCGCCGCCGTTGCCCCTGCCCGACCTGGGGTCGGTGCCCCCGGCGGCAGGCCCGGGCCTGCTGGGCGGGCTGCTCGGCCTGATCGGGGGCGGCCGGTGA
- a CDS encoding ferritin-like domain-containing protein, producing MFGKRYTEQLIERSAENATDRRRFLKAAGAAGLGVAGAGALGTALSLGLGSAGATSQYGAQGGDKGKEAASDAAVLNFALNLEYLEANLYSFAAYGYGLNEKYVNGVGNLGKVSGGHGVKFKSEHTKQIVQEIAGDEVAHVNFLRKALDKAAVAQPEIDFQNSFTAAMQAAGVIKQGQTFDPFASENNFLLAAYLFEDVGVSAYKGAAPLVNNKTFLDAAAGILAVEAYHAGIVRSALFERGLGDITNKISDARDSLDGKADDDEGVLKDGKANLVPADANGIAFGRSADRVLNIAYLNPDKVSSGGFYPRGLNGEIATSGAKEK from the coding sequence GTGTTCGGAAAACGCTACACGGAGCAGCTGATCGAGCGCAGCGCGGAGAACGCGACCGACCGCCGCCGCTTCCTCAAGGCTGCGGGAGCGGCGGGGCTCGGCGTCGCGGGTGCCGGTGCGCTCGGCACGGCGCTGTCGCTGGGCCTCGGCTCGGCCGGTGCCACTTCGCAGTACGGAGCGCAGGGAGGTGACAAGGGGAAGGAGGCGGCGAGCGACGCCGCGGTGCTGAACTTCGCACTGAACCTCGAATACCTCGAGGCGAACCTCTACTCCTTCGCCGCCTACGGCTACGGCCTGAACGAGAAGTACGTCAACGGCGTCGGCAACCTGGGCAAGGTCTCGGGCGGCCACGGCGTGAAGTTCAAGAGCGAGCACACGAAGCAGATCGTCCAGGAGATCGCCGGCGACGAGGTCGCCCACGTGAACTTCCTGCGCAAGGCCCTCGACAAGGCCGCCGTCGCGCAGCCGGAGATCGACTTCCAGAACAGCTTCACCGCCGCCATGCAGGCCGCGGGCGTGATCAAGCAGGGCCAGACGTTCGACCCGTTCGCCAGCGAGAACAACTTCCTGCTCGCCGCCTACCTGTTCGAGGACGTCGGCGTCTCCGCCTACAAGGGCGCGGCCCCGCTGGTGAACAACAAGACGTTCCTCGACGCGGCCGCGGGCATTCTGGCCGTCGAGGCCTACCACGCCGGGATCGTCCGGTCCGCCCTCTTCGAGCGCGGCCTCGGGGACATCACGAACAAGATCTCCGACGCCCGCGACAGCCTCGACGGCAAGGCCGACGACGACGAAGGCGTCCTCAAGGACGGCAAGGCGAACCTCGTCCCCGCCGACGCGAACGGCATCGCGTTCGGGCGATCCGCGGACCGGGTGCTCAACATCGCCTACCTCAACCCGGACAAGGTGTCTTCGGGTGGCTTCTACCCGCGCGGCCTGAACGGCGAAATCGCCACCAGTGGTGCGAAGGAGAAGTAG
- a CDS encoding MCE family protein, whose amino-acid sequence MRRELWQRLRYQVLGLAFLLVAALFIAFTLAVYHKAFTPVTLVKLETDRVGSQLRTGGDVKVRGMLVGEVRSVLAKGDHAELELALDPDKTHVIPRNVSARLLPKTLFGERYVALQLPENGERPIEAGDVIPQDRSSAAIELQKVLDDVMPLLQAVQPEKLSSTLTAVATALDGRGKQLGQTLVQLSDYLGKLNPSLPDVKADITGLANVANTYDKAAPDLLQALSDLTTTSRTIVDQRAQLSDLFATVTAASVDLTNFLQVNKDNLIRLTTAVQPTLDVLAKYAPEYPCLLRQLAESVPRAELAFGKGTAHPEVSRVTIEFAASRGKYLPGVDEPKYEDKRGPRCYPSVPKPGVWPQYPPDGAIKDGSSKPPPPKYPPETLPAGGGAVGGDGTIVGSAYENDLIDLLASPALGASPGNVPGWAGLLVGPLYRGAEVELK is encoded by the coding sequence ATGAGGCGCGAGCTCTGGCAGCGGCTCCGGTACCAGGTGCTGGGGCTCGCCTTCCTGCTCGTCGCCGCCCTGTTCATCGCGTTCACGCTCGCCGTCTACCACAAGGCGTTCACCCCGGTGACGCTCGTGAAGCTGGAGACCGACCGCGTCGGCAGCCAGCTGCGCACCGGCGGCGACGTCAAGGTCCGCGGCATGCTCGTCGGCGAGGTCCGCTCGGTGCTGGCGAAGGGCGACCACGCCGAGCTCGAACTCGCGCTGGACCCGGACAAGACCCACGTCATCCCTCGAAACGTCTCCGCGCGCTTGCTGCCGAAGACGCTCTTCGGCGAGCGGTACGTCGCCCTGCAGCTGCCGGAGAACGGAGAACGCCCGATCGAAGCGGGTGACGTCATCCCGCAGGACCGCAGCAGCGCCGCGATCGAGCTGCAGAAGGTCCTCGACGACGTGATGCCGCTGCTGCAGGCCGTCCAGCCCGAGAAGCTGTCGAGCACGCTGACCGCGGTGGCGACCGCGCTCGACGGCCGCGGCAAGCAGCTCGGCCAGACCCTCGTGCAGCTGAGCGACTACCTCGGCAAGCTCAACCCGTCGCTGCCGGACGTCAAGGCCGACATCACCGGCCTGGCGAACGTGGCGAACACCTACGACAAGGCCGCGCCCGACCTGCTGCAGGCCCTGTCCGACCTGACCACGACCAGCCGGACGATCGTCGACCAGCGCGCGCAGCTGAGCGACCTCTTCGCGACCGTCACCGCGGCTTCGGTGGACCTGACGAACTTCCTGCAGGTCAACAAGGACAACCTGATCCGGCTCACCACGGCGGTCCAGCCGACGCTGGACGTCCTCGCGAAGTACGCGCCCGAGTACCCGTGCCTGCTGCGGCAGCTCGCGGAGTCCGTGCCGCGCGCCGAGCTGGCGTTCGGCAAGGGCACCGCGCACCCCGAGGTCAGCCGGGTCACCATCGAGTTCGCGGCCAGCCGCGGCAAGTACCTCCCCGGCGTTGACGAGCCGAAGTACGAGGACAAGCGTGGCCCGCGCTGCTACCCGAGCGTCCCGAAGCCGGGCGTGTGGCCGCAGTACCCGCCGGACGGCGCCATCAAGGACGGCTCCAGCAAGCCCCCGCCGCCGAAATACCCGCCCGAGACGCTGCCGGCCGGCGGCGGCGCCGTCGGCGGCGACGGCACGATCGTCGGGTCGGCCTACGAGAACGACCTGATCGACCTGCTGGCCTCGCCCGCCCTCGGCGCCTCGCCGGGGAACGTGCCGGGCTGGGCCGGCCTGCTCGTCGGACCGCTCTACCGCGGGGCGGAGGTGGAGCTGAAGTGA
- a CDS encoding aminotransferase class I/II-fold pyridoxal phosphate-dependent enzyme: MTTASVDVDTARSDYAALVGRGLSLDITRGKPSPEQLDLSNALLSLPGDGTFKAEDGTDVRNYGGLNGLPELRRIFAPALQVPAGQLLAAGNSSLELMHDAVVQALLSKLPGAERRWADEPQVKFLAPVPGYDRHFALTERFGIELVGVAMTDEGPDMDVVETLVAEDPAVKGIWCVPKYSNPTGVTFSDDVVKRLATMRTAAPDFRIFWDNAYAVHHLTDAEPELADVLALAAEAGNADRVFVFGSTSKITLAGAGVGFFGASEANLAWWTGNIGKRTIGPDKVNQLRHAHFLKDEDGVRAHMRKHAEIIGPKFAAVDRILSEELADLASWTKPTGGYFITLTVPQGTAKEVVRLAKEAGVALTPAGATHPHGNDPEDAVIRIAPTFPKLEEVEEAVRALAVCVRLAVAQRS, from the coding sequence ATGACCACTGCTTCCGTCGACGTCGACACGGCCCGCAGCGACTACGCGGCCCTGGTCGGCCGAGGCCTCTCCCTGGACATCACCCGCGGCAAGCCGTCCCCCGAGCAGCTCGACCTTTCGAACGCGCTGCTCTCCCTCCCGGGCGACGGCACCTTCAAGGCCGAGGACGGCACCGACGTCCGCAACTACGGCGGCCTCAACGGCCTGCCCGAGCTGCGCCGCATCTTCGCCCCCGCGCTGCAGGTGCCCGCCGGGCAGCTGCTCGCCGCCGGGAACTCGAGCCTCGAGCTGATGCACGACGCCGTCGTCCAGGCACTGCTGAGCAAGCTGCCCGGTGCCGAGCGCCGCTGGGCCGACGAGCCGCAGGTGAAGTTCCTCGCCCCCGTCCCGGGCTACGACCGCCACTTCGCGCTCACCGAGCGCTTCGGCATCGAGCTCGTCGGAGTCGCGATGACCGACGAGGGCCCGGACATGGACGTCGTCGAGACGCTGGTCGCCGAAGACCCGGCCGTCAAGGGCATCTGGTGCGTCCCCAAGTACAGCAACCCCACCGGCGTCACCTTCAGTGACGACGTCGTCAAGCGGCTCGCGACCATGCGCACCGCGGCGCCCGACTTCCGGATCTTCTGGGACAACGCCTACGCCGTGCACCACCTCACCGACGCCGAGCCGGAACTGGCCGACGTCCTCGCCCTGGCCGCCGAGGCGGGCAACGCCGACCGCGTCTTCGTCTTCGGCTCCACCTCGAAGATCACCCTCGCCGGCGCCGGCGTCGGGTTCTTCGGTGCGTCCGAGGCCAACCTCGCCTGGTGGACCGGCAACATCGGCAAGCGCACCATCGGCCCGGACAAGGTCAACCAGCTGCGCCACGCGCACTTCCTGAAGGACGAAGACGGCGTGCGCGCCCACATGCGCAAGCACGCCGAGATCATCGGCCCGAAGTTCGCGGCCGTCGACCGCATCCTCTCCGAGGAGCTGGCCGACCTGGCGTCCTGGACCAAGCCGACCGGCGGGTACTTCATCACGCTGACCGTCCCGCAGGGCACCGCGAAGGAGGTCGTGCGGCTGGCGAAGGAGGCCGGGGTCGCGCTGACCCCCGCCGGCGCGACCCACCCGCACGGGAACGACCCGGAGGACGCCGTCATCCGGATCGCGCCGACCTTCCCGAAGCTGGAAGAGGTCGAAGAGGCCGTCCGCGCGCTCGCCGTGTGCGTCCGGCTCGCCGTCGCGCAGCGCAGCTGA